One window of Populus nigra chromosome 5, ddPopNigr1.1, whole genome shotgun sequence genomic DNA carries:
- the LOC133693888 gene encoding LOB domain-containing protein 36-like, whose translation MSSSNSPCAACKFLRRKCTQECVFAPYFPPDQPKKFASVHKVFGASNVAKLLNELNAAQREDAVNSLAYEAEERLRDPVYGCVGLISILQQRLKQLQNDLYSAKKELVNYVEGQAMLPMLMQPQHLGNPSSSTVMQHNGMPMMGIPSVGQMGMRADTHQHHHAHPQQIYEAQQLAAVVAAREQEMLRAYEQQHQHHTQAQRQHEIVRFNGGFDPANSVAATGFNHVNPAAAMSPSLALGTFDNTFQIQPQGEPQSNQLQPELLLQPQSQQQQPQQLLQHPKSESEEGRSNAGPSC comes from the coding sequence ATGTCGTCTTCGAACTCTCCATGTGCAGCATGCAAGTTCTTGAGGCGAAAATGCACACAAGAGTGTGTGTTTGCTCCTTATTTTCCACCAGACCAGCCTAAGAAATTCGCAAGTGTACACAAGGTATTTGGTGCTAGTAATGTTGCTAAACTTCTCAATGAGCTCAATGCTGCGCAACGTGAAGATGCTGTGAATTCGCTTGCCTATGAAGCTGAGGAACGGCTCCGTGATCCGGTTTATGGCTGTGTGGGTCTAATTTCTATTCTTCAACAAAGACTAAAGCAACTCCAGAATGATCTTTATAGTGCTAAGAAAGAATTGGTTAATTATGTCGAGGGTCAAGCAATGCTACCTATGTTGATGCAGCCACAACATTTGGGTAATCCTTCTTCTTCAACTGTGATGCAACACAATGGGATGCCAATGATGGGTATTCCTTCTGTTGGACAAATGGGGATGCGTGCGGATACTCATCAACACCATCATGCGCATCCTCAGCAAATATACGAGGCTCAACAACTGGCTGCTGTGGTGGCTGCGAGAGAGCAAGAGATGTTAAGGGCTTACGAGCAACAACATCAGCATCATACACAGGCCCAGCGACAGCATGAAATTGTGAGGTTTAATGGTGGATTTGATCCAGCTAACTCAGTTGCTGCTACTGGGTTTAACCATGTCAATCCTGCTGCTGCTATGTCACCTTCTTTGGCTCTAGGAACTTTTGACAACACTTTTCAGATTCAACCACAAGGAGAGCCCCAATCCAATCAGCTTCAGCCAGAGCTTTTGCTTCAGCCACAATCACAGCAACAGCAACCGCAACAACTCCTTCAGCATCCAAAATCTGAAAGTGAGGAGGGTAGAAGTAATGCTGGTCCATCTTGTTGA